In Phacochoerus africanus isolate WHEZ1 chromosome 1, ROS_Pafr_v1, whole genome shotgun sequence, the following are encoded in one genomic region:
- the CLCN2 gene encoding chloride channel protein 2 isoform X1, whose protein sequence is MAASSAAAAAATEDGMEPRALQYEQTLMYGRYTQDLGAFAKEEAARIRLGGPEPWKGPPSPRAPPELLEYGQSRCARCRICTVHCHKFLVSRVGEDWIFLVLLGLLMALVSWAMDYAIAACLQAQQWMSRGLNTNILLQYLAWVTYPVVLITFSAGFTQILAPQAVGSGIPEMKTILRGVVLKEYLTLKTFVAKVIGLTCALGSGMPLGKEGPFVHIASMCAALLSKFLSLFGGIYENESRNTEMLAAACAVGVGCCFAAPIGGVLFSIEVTSTFFAVRNYWRGFFAATFSAFIFRVLAVWNRDEETITALFKTRFRLDFPFDLQELPAFAVIGIASGFGGALFVYLNRKIVQVMRKQKTINRFLMKKRLLFPALVTLLISTLTFPPGFGQFMAGQLSQKETLVTLFDNRTWVRQGLMEEVEPPGTSQAWSPPRANVFLTLVIFILMKFWMSALATTIPVPCGAFMPVFVIGAAFGRLVGESMAAWFPDGIHTDGSTYRIVPGGYAVVGAAALAGAVTHTVSTAVIVFELTGQIAHILPVMIAVILANAVAQSLQPSLYDSIIRIKKLPYLPELGWGRHQQYRVRVEDIMVRDVPHVALSCTFRDLRLALHRTKGRMLALVESPESMILLGSIERSQVVTLLGAQLSPARRRQYMQERRAAQTSSPSDQESPPSPETSVRFQVNTEDPGFPAARGETHKPLKPALKRGSSSTMNLKESPTGNVEQAGIALRSLFCGSPPPEAASELEKSGKCDKRKLKRVRISLASNSDLEGEMTPEEILEWEEQQLDEPVNFSDCKIDPAPFQLVERTSLHKTHTIFSLLGVDHAYVTSIGRLIGIVTLKELRKAIEGSVTAQGVKVRPPLASFRDSATSSSDTETTEVHALWGPRSRHGLPREGSPSDSDDKCQ, encoded by the exons ATGGCGGCCTCgtcggcggcggcggcagcggccaCAGAGGACGGGATGGAGCCGCGGGCGCTGCAGTACGAGCAGACCCTG ATGTATGGCCGGTATACTCAGGACCTTGGGGCGTTTGCCAAAGAGGAAGCCGCTCGGATCCGCCTGGGAGGACCCGAGCCCTGGAAGGGTCCACCTTCCCCTCGGGCTCCCCCCGAGCTCCTGGAATACGGACAGAGCCGTTGCGCCCGATGCCGCA tCTGTACCGTACACTGCCACAAGTTCCTAGTGTCCAGGGTTGGTGAAGACTGGATCTTCCTGGTCCTGCTGGGGCTCCTCATGGCGCTGGTCAGCTGGGCCATGGACTATGCCATAGCTGCCTGTCTGCAGG CTCAGCAGTGGATGTCCCGGGGCTTGAACACTAACATCTTGCTCCAGTACCTGGCCTGGGTCACCTACCCCGTTGTCCTCATCACTTTCTCGGCCGGATTCACACAGATCCTGGCTCCTCAGGCTGTCG GGTCTGGCATCCCTGAGATGAAGACCATCTTGCGGGGAGTGGTGCTAAAGGAATACCTCACCCTCAAGACCTTCGTAGCTAAGGTCATCGGACTGACCTGTGCCCTAGGCAGCGGGATGCCCCTTGGCAAAGAG ggCCCCTTTGTGCATATCGCAAGCATGTGCGCTGCCCTCCTCAGCAAGTTCCTCTCCTTGTTTGGTGGCATCTATGAG AACGAATCCCGCAACACAGAGATGCTGGCCGCTGCCTGTGCCGTGGGAGTGGGCTGCTGCTTTGCAGCACCCATTGGAG GCGTGCTGTTCAGCATCGAGGTCACTTCCACCTTCTTTGCTGTGCGTAACTACTGGCGCGGCTTCTTTGCTGCCACCTTCAGTGCCTTCATCTTCCGCGTGCTGGCAGTCTGGAACCGCGATGAAG AGACCATTACAGCTCTCTTCAAAACCCGGTTCCGGCTTGACTTCCCCTTTGACCTCCaggagctgccagcctttgctGTCATTGG AATCGCTAGTGGCTTTGGGGGAGCGCTCTTCGTCTACCTGAACCGTAAGATTGTCCAGGTGATGCGGAAGCAGAAAACCATCAACCGTTTCCTCATGAAGAA ACGCCTGCTCTTCCCGGCTCTGGTGACCCTGCTCATCTCTACTCTGACCTTCCCCCCTGGCTTTGGACAGTTCATGGCTGGACAG CTCTCCCAGAAAGAGACGCTGGTCACCCTGTTTGACAACCGGACATGGGTCCGCCAAGGCCTGATGGAGGAGGTAGAGCCACCCGGAACCTCACAGGCATGGAGCCCACCACGCGCCAATGTCTTCCTCACCCTGGTCATCTTCATTCTCATGAAG TTCTGGATGTCTGCACTGGCCACTACCATCCCAGTGCCCTGTGGGGCCTTCATGCCTGTCTTTGTCATTG GAGCAGCATTTGGGCGGCTGGTGGGCGAGAGCATGGCCGCCTGGTTCCCAGATGGGATTCACACAGACGGCAGCACTTACCGGATTGTGCCTGGAGGCTATGCAGTGGTCG GGGCGGCTGCGCTGGCAGGAGCAGTGACACACACAGTGTCCACGGCCGTGATCGTGTTCGAGCTCACAGGCCAGATCGCCCACATCCTGCCTGTTATGATCGCCGTCATTCTGGCCAACGCAGTTGCTCAGAGCCTACAGCCCTCACTCTATGACAGCATCATCCGGATCAAGAAACTGCCCTATCtgcctgagctgggctggggccgCCACCA GCAGTACCGGGTGCGAGTGGAAGACATCATGGTGCGGGATGTTCCCCACGTGGCCCTGAGCTGCACCTTCCGGGACCTGCGGTTGGCACTGCACAGGACCAAGGGCCGCATGTTGGCCCTAGTAGAGTCCCCTG AGTCCATGATCCTCCTGGGCTCCATCGAGCGCTCACAGGTGGTGACATTGCTGGgggcccagctgagcccagcccgCAGGCGGCAGTACATGCAGGAGCGTCGGGCTGCCCAGACCTCTTCACCCTCTGACCAGGAGAGTCCCCCCAGCCCTGAGACCTCCGTCCGCTTCCAG GTGAACACAGAGGACCCAGGCTTCCCTGCAGCCCGGGGGGAGACTCACAAGCCCCTGAAGCCTGCTCTCAAGAGGGGCTCCAGTAGCACCATGAACCTCAAGGAGAGTCCCACGG GGAACGTGGAGCAGGCAGGCATCGCCCTCAGAAGCCTCTTCTGTGGCAGTCCACCCCCCGAGGCTGCCTCAGAG TTGGAGAAGTCGGGAAAATGTGACAAGCGCAAGCTGAAGCGGGTCCGAATCTCTTTGGCG aGCAACTCAGACCTAGAAGGCGAGATGACCCCTGAGGAG ATTCTGGAGTGGGAGGAGCAGCAACTAGATGAGCCTGTCAACTTTAGTGACTGCAAAATTGACCCTGCCCCCTTCCAGCTGGTGGAGCGGACTTCATTACACAAG ACTCACACCATCTTCTCACTGCTGGGAGTGGACCATGCTTATGTCACCAGTATTGGCAGACTCATTGGAATTGTCACCCTAAAGGAG CTCCGGAAAGCTATCGAGGGCTCTGTGACAGCACAGGGTGTGAAAGTCCGGCCGCCCCTTGCCAGCTTCCGTGACAGCGCCACCAGCAGCAGTGACACGGAGACCACTGAGGTGCATGCACTCTGGGGGCCCCGCTCTCGCCACGGCCTCCCTCGGGAGGGCAGCCCTTCTGACAGCGACGACAAGTGCCAGTGA
- the CLCN2 gene encoding chloride channel protein 2 isoform X2 yields MAASSAAAAAATEDGMEPRALQYEQTLMYGRYTQDLGAFAKEEAARIRLGGPEPWKGPPSPRAPPELLEYGQSRCARCRICTVHCHKFLVSRVGEDWIFLVLLGLLMALVSWAMDYAIAACLQAQQWMSRGLNTNILLQYLAWVTYPVVLITFSAGFTQILAPQAVGSGIPEMKTILRGVVLKEYLTLKTFVAKVIGLTCALGSGMPLGKEGPFVHIASMCAALLSKFLSLFGGIYENESRNTEMLAAACAVGVGCCFAAPIGGVLFSIEVTSTFFAVRNYWRGFFAATFSAFIFRVLAVWNRDEETITALFKTRFRLDFPFDLQELPAFAVIGIASGFGGALFVYLNRKIVQVMRKQKTINRFLMKKRLLFPALVTLLISTLTFPPGFGQFMAGQLSQKETLVTLFDNRTWVRQGLMEEVEPPGTSQAWSPPRANVFLTLVIFILMKFWMSALATTIPVPCGAFMPVFVIGAAFGRLVGESMAAWFPDGIHTDGSTYRIVPGGYAVVGAAALAGAVTHTVSTAVIVFELTGQIAHILPVMIAVILANAVAQSLQPSLYDSIIRIKKLPYLPELGWGRHQQYRVRVEDIMVRDVPHVALSCTFRDLRLALHRTKGRMLALVESPESMILLGSIERSQVVTLLGAQLSPARRRQYMQERRAAQTSSPSDQESPPSPETSVRFQVNTEDPGFPAARGETHKPLKPALKRGSSSTMNLKESPTGNVEQAGIALRSLFCGSPPPEAASESNSDLEGEMTPEEILEWEEQQLDEPVNFSDCKIDPAPFQLVERTSLHKTHTIFSLLGVDHAYVTSIGRLIGIVTLKELRKAIEGSVTAQGVKVRPPLASFRDSATSSSDTETTEVHALWGPRSRHGLPREGSPSDSDDKCQ; encoded by the exons ATGGCGGCCTCgtcggcggcggcggcagcggccaCAGAGGACGGGATGGAGCCGCGGGCGCTGCAGTACGAGCAGACCCTG ATGTATGGCCGGTATACTCAGGACCTTGGGGCGTTTGCCAAAGAGGAAGCCGCTCGGATCCGCCTGGGAGGACCCGAGCCCTGGAAGGGTCCACCTTCCCCTCGGGCTCCCCCCGAGCTCCTGGAATACGGACAGAGCCGTTGCGCCCGATGCCGCA tCTGTACCGTACACTGCCACAAGTTCCTAGTGTCCAGGGTTGGTGAAGACTGGATCTTCCTGGTCCTGCTGGGGCTCCTCATGGCGCTGGTCAGCTGGGCCATGGACTATGCCATAGCTGCCTGTCTGCAGG CTCAGCAGTGGATGTCCCGGGGCTTGAACACTAACATCTTGCTCCAGTACCTGGCCTGGGTCACCTACCCCGTTGTCCTCATCACTTTCTCGGCCGGATTCACACAGATCCTGGCTCCTCAGGCTGTCG GGTCTGGCATCCCTGAGATGAAGACCATCTTGCGGGGAGTGGTGCTAAAGGAATACCTCACCCTCAAGACCTTCGTAGCTAAGGTCATCGGACTGACCTGTGCCCTAGGCAGCGGGATGCCCCTTGGCAAAGAG ggCCCCTTTGTGCATATCGCAAGCATGTGCGCTGCCCTCCTCAGCAAGTTCCTCTCCTTGTTTGGTGGCATCTATGAG AACGAATCCCGCAACACAGAGATGCTGGCCGCTGCCTGTGCCGTGGGAGTGGGCTGCTGCTTTGCAGCACCCATTGGAG GCGTGCTGTTCAGCATCGAGGTCACTTCCACCTTCTTTGCTGTGCGTAACTACTGGCGCGGCTTCTTTGCTGCCACCTTCAGTGCCTTCATCTTCCGCGTGCTGGCAGTCTGGAACCGCGATGAAG AGACCATTACAGCTCTCTTCAAAACCCGGTTCCGGCTTGACTTCCCCTTTGACCTCCaggagctgccagcctttgctGTCATTGG AATCGCTAGTGGCTTTGGGGGAGCGCTCTTCGTCTACCTGAACCGTAAGATTGTCCAGGTGATGCGGAAGCAGAAAACCATCAACCGTTTCCTCATGAAGAA ACGCCTGCTCTTCCCGGCTCTGGTGACCCTGCTCATCTCTACTCTGACCTTCCCCCCTGGCTTTGGACAGTTCATGGCTGGACAG CTCTCCCAGAAAGAGACGCTGGTCACCCTGTTTGACAACCGGACATGGGTCCGCCAAGGCCTGATGGAGGAGGTAGAGCCACCCGGAACCTCACAGGCATGGAGCCCACCACGCGCCAATGTCTTCCTCACCCTGGTCATCTTCATTCTCATGAAG TTCTGGATGTCTGCACTGGCCACTACCATCCCAGTGCCCTGTGGGGCCTTCATGCCTGTCTTTGTCATTG GAGCAGCATTTGGGCGGCTGGTGGGCGAGAGCATGGCCGCCTGGTTCCCAGATGGGATTCACACAGACGGCAGCACTTACCGGATTGTGCCTGGAGGCTATGCAGTGGTCG GGGCGGCTGCGCTGGCAGGAGCAGTGACACACACAGTGTCCACGGCCGTGATCGTGTTCGAGCTCACAGGCCAGATCGCCCACATCCTGCCTGTTATGATCGCCGTCATTCTGGCCAACGCAGTTGCTCAGAGCCTACAGCCCTCACTCTATGACAGCATCATCCGGATCAAGAAACTGCCCTATCtgcctgagctgggctggggccgCCACCA GCAGTACCGGGTGCGAGTGGAAGACATCATGGTGCGGGATGTTCCCCACGTGGCCCTGAGCTGCACCTTCCGGGACCTGCGGTTGGCACTGCACAGGACCAAGGGCCGCATGTTGGCCCTAGTAGAGTCCCCTG AGTCCATGATCCTCCTGGGCTCCATCGAGCGCTCACAGGTGGTGACATTGCTGGgggcccagctgagcccagcccgCAGGCGGCAGTACATGCAGGAGCGTCGGGCTGCCCAGACCTCTTCACCCTCTGACCAGGAGAGTCCCCCCAGCCCTGAGACCTCCGTCCGCTTCCAG GTGAACACAGAGGACCCAGGCTTCCCTGCAGCCCGGGGGGAGACTCACAAGCCCCTGAAGCCTGCTCTCAAGAGGGGCTCCAGTAGCACCATGAACCTCAAGGAGAGTCCCACGG GGAACGTGGAGCAGGCAGGCATCGCCCTCAGAAGCCTCTTCTGTGGCAGTCCACCCCCCGAGGCTGCCTCAGAG aGCAACTCAGACCTAGAAGGCGAGATGACCCCTGAGGAG ATTCTGGAGTGGGAGGAGCAGCAACTAGATGAGCCTGTCAACTTTAGTGACTGCAAAATTGACCCTGCCCCCTTCCAGCTGGTGGAGCGGACTTCATTACACAAG ACTCACACCATCTTCTCACTGCTGGGAGTGGACCATGCTTATGTCACCAGTATTGGCAGACTCATTGGAATTGTCACCCTAAAGGAG CTCCGGAAAGCTATCGAGGGCTCTGTGACAGCACAGGGTGTGAAAGTCCGGCCGCCCCTTGCCAGCTTCCGTGACAGCGCCACCAGCAGCAGTGACACGGAGACCACTGAGGTGCATGCACTCTGGGGGCCCCGCTCTCGCCACGGCCTCCCTCGGGAGGGCAGCCCTTCTGACAGCGACGACAAGTGCCAGTGA
- the CLCN2 gene encoding chloride channel protein 2 isoform X3 yields the protein MSRGLNTNILLQYLAWVTYPVVLITFSAGFTQILAPQAVGSGIPEMKTILRGVVLKEYLTLKTFVAKVIGLTCALGSGMPLGKEGPFVHIASMCAALLSKFLSLFGGIYENESRNTEMLAAACAVGVGCCFAAPIGGVLFSIEVTSTFFAVRNYWRGFFAATFSAFIFRVLAVWNRDEETITALFKTRFRLDFPFDLQELPAFAVIGIASGFGGALFVYLNRKIVQVMRKQKTINRFLMKKRLLFPALVTLLISTLTFPPGFGQFMAGQLSQKETLVTLFDNRTWVRQGLMEEVEPPGTSQAWSPPRANVFLTLVIFILMKFWMSALATTIPVPCGAFMPVFVIGAAFGRLVGESMAAWFPDGIHTDGSTYRIVPGGYAVVGAAALAGAVTHTVSTAVIVFELTGQIAHILPVMIAVILANAVAQSLQPSLYDSIIRIKKLPYLPELGWGRHQQYRVRVEDIMVRDVPHVALSCTFRDLRLALHRTKGRMLALVESPESMILLGSIERSQVVTLLGAQLSPARRRQYMQERRAAQTSSPSDQESPPSPETSVRFQVNTEDPGFPAARGETHKPLKPALKRGSSSTMNLKESPTGNVEQAGIALRSLFCGSPPPEAASELEKSGKCDKRKLKRVRISLASNSDLEGEMTPEEILEWEEQQLDEPVNFSDCKIDPAPFQLVERTSLHKTHTIFSLLGVDHAYVTSIGRLIGIVTLKELRKAIEGSVTAQGVKVRPPLASFRDSATSSSDTETTEVHALWGPRSRHGLPREGSPSDSDDKCQ from the exons ATGTCCCGGGGCTTGAACACTAACATCTTGCTCCAGTACCTGGCCTGGGTCACCTACCCCGTTGTCCTCATCACTTTCTCGGCCGGATTCACACAGATCCTGGCTCCTCAGGCTGTCG GGTCTGGCATCCCTGAGATGAAGACCATCTTGCGGGGAGTGGTGCTAAAGGAATACCTCACCCTCAAGACCTTCGTAGCTAAGGTCATCGGACTGACCTGTGCCCTAGGCAGCGGGATGCCCCTTGGCAAAGAG ggCCCCTTTGTGCATATCGCAAGCATGTGCGCTGCCCTCCTCAGCAAGTTCCTCTCCTTGTTTGGTGGCATCTATGAG AACGAATCCCGCAACACAGAGATGCTGGCCGCTGCCTGTGCCGTGGGAGTGGGCTGCTGCTTTGCAGCACCCATTGGAG GCGTGCTGTTCAGCATCGAGGTCACTTCCACCTTCTTTGCTGTGCGTAACTACTGGCGCGGCTTCTTTGCTGCCACCTTCAGTGCCTTCATCTTCCGCGTGCTGGCAGTCTGGAACCGCGATGAAG AGACCATTACAGCTCTCTTCAAAACCCGGTTCCGGCTTGACTTCCCCTTTGACCTCCaggagctgccagcctttgctGTCATTGG AATCGCTAGTGGCTTTGGGGGAGCGCTCTTCGTCTACCTGAACCGTAAGATTGTCCAGGTGATGCGGAAGCAGAAAACCATCAACCGTTTCCTCATGAAGAA ACGCCTGCTCTTCCCGGCTCTGGTGACCCTGCTCATCTCTACTCTGACCTTCCCCCCTGGCTTTGGACAGTTCATGGCTGGACAG CTCTCCCAGAAAGAGACGCTGGTCACCCTGTTTGACAACCGGACATGGGTCCGCCAAGGCCTGATGGAGGAGGTAGAGCCACCCGGAACCTCACAGGCATGGAGCCCACCACGCGCCAATGTCTTCCTCACCCTGGTCATCTTCATTCTCATGAAG TTCTGGATGTCTGCACTGGCCACTACCATCCCAGTGCCCTGTGGGGCCTTCATGCCTGTCTTTGTCATTG GAGCAGCATTTGGGCGGCTGGTGGGCGAGAGCATGGCCGCCTGGTTCCCAGATGGGATTCACACAGACGGCAGCACTTACCGGATTGTGCCTGGAGGCTATGCAGTGGTCG GGGCGGCTGCGCTGGCAGGAGCAGTGACACACACAGTGTCCACGGCCGTGATCGTGTTCGAGCTCACAGGCCAGATCGCCCACATCCTGCCTGTTATGATCGCCGTCATTCTGGCCAACGCAGTTGCTCAGAGCCTACAGCCCTCACTCTATGACAGCATCATCCGGATCAAGAAACTGCCCTATCtgcctgagctgggctggggccgCCACCA GCAGTACCGGGTGCGAGTGGAAGACATCATGGTGCGGGATGTTCCCCACGTGGCCCTGAGCTGCACCTTCCGGGACCTGCGGTTGGCACTGCACAGGACCAAGGGCCGCATGTTGGCCCTAGTAGAGTCCCCTG AGTCCATGATCCTCCTGGGCTCCATCGAGCGCTCACAGGTGGTGACATTGCTGGgggcccagctgagcccagcccgCAGGCGGCAGTACATGCAGGAGCGTCGGGCTGCCCAGACCTCTTCACCCTCTGACCAGGAGAGTCCCCCCAGCCCTGAGACCTCCGTCCGCTTCCAG GTGAACACAGAGGACCCAGGCTTCCCTGCAGCCCGGGGGGAGACTCACAAGCCCCTGAAGCCTGCTCTCAAGAGGGGCTCCAGTAGCACCATGAACCTCAAGGAGAGTCCCACGG GGAACGTGGAGCAGGCAGGCATCGCCCTCAGAAGCCTCTTCTGTGGCAGTCCACCCCCCGAGGCTGCCTCAGAG TTGGAGAAGTCGGGAAAATGTGACAAGCGCAAGCTGAAGCGGGTCCGAATCTCTTTGGCG aGCAACTCAGACCTAGAAGGCGAGATGACCCCTGAGGAG ATTCTGGAGTGGGAGGAGCAGCAACTAGATGAGCCTGTCAACTTTAGTGACTGCAAAATTGACCCTGCCCCCTTCCAGCTGGTGGAGCGGACTTCATTACACAAG ACTCACACCATCTTCTCACTGCTGGGAGTGGACCATGCTTATGTCACCAGTATTGGCAGACTCATTGGAATTGTCACCCTAAAGGAG CTCCGGAAAGCTATCGAGGGCTCTGTGACAGCACAGGGTGTGAAAGTCCGGCCGCCCCTTGCCAGCTTCCGTGACAGCGCCACCAGCAGCAGTGACACGGAGACCACTGAGGTGCATGCACTCTGGGGGCCCCGCTCTCGCCACGGCCTCCCTCGGGAGGGCAGCCCTTCTGACAGCGACGACAAGTGCCAGTGA
- the POLR2H gene encoding DNA-directed RNA polymerases I, II, and III subunit RPABC3 isoform X2 → MAGILFEDIFDVKDIDPEGKKFDRVSRLHCESESFKMDLILDVNIQIYPVDLGDKFRLVIASTLYEDGTLDDGEYNPTDDRPSRADQFEYVMYGKVYRIEGDETSTEAATRLSAYVSYGGLLMRLQGDANNLHGFEVDSRVYLLMKKLAF, encoded by the exons ATGGCGGGCATTCTGTTCGAGGATATTTTTGATGTGAAAGACATTGACCCAGAGGGCAAGAAGTTTGACCGAG TGTCTCGATTGCATTGTGAGAGTGAATCTTTCAAGATGGACCTCATCTTAGATGTAAACATTCAGATTTATCCTGTTGACCTGG GTGACAAGTTCCGGTTGGTGATAGCCAGTACTTTGTATGAAGATGGTACCCTGGATGATGGTGAATACAACCCCACGGATGATAGGCCTTCCAG GGCTGACCAATTTGAATATGTAATGTATGGGAAAGTGTACAGGATTGAGGGAGATGAAACTTCTACTGAGGCAGCAACACGCCT CTCTGCCTATGTGTCCTATGGTGGCCTGCTCATGAGGCTGCAGGGTGATGCCAACAACCTGCATGGATTTGAAGTGGATTCCAGAGTTTATCTGCTGATGAAGAAACTGGCCTTCTGA
- the POLR2H gene encoding DNA-directed RNA polymerases I, II, and III subunit RPABC3 isoform X1 has translation MRKRRLRALPGFTHAVPGAWVAFLHSAVSRLHCESESFKMDLILDVNIQIYPVDLGDKFRLVIASTLYEDGTLDDGEYNPTDDRPSRADQFEYVMYGKVYRIEGDETSTEAATRLSAYVSYGGLLMRLQGDANNLHGFEVDSRVYLLMKKLAF, from the exons atgagaaaacggagACTTCGCGCTCTCCCTGGCTTCACACATGCTGTGCCCGGTGCCTGGGTGGCCTTTCTTCATAGTGCTG TGTCTCGATTGCATTGTGAGAGTGAATCTTTCAAGATGGACCTCATCTTAGATGTAAACATTCAGATTTATCCTGTTGACCTGG GTGACAAGTTCCGGTTGGTGATAGCCAGTACTTTGTATGAAGATGGTACCCTGGATGATGGTGAATACAACCCCACGGATGATAGGCCTTCCAG GGCTGACCAATTTGAATATGTAATGTATGGGAAAGTGTACAGGATTGAGGGAGATGAAACTTCTACTGAGGCAGCAACACGCCT CTCTGCCTATGTGTCCTATGGTGGCCTGCTCATGAGGCTGCAGGGTGATGCCAACAACCTGCATGGATTTGAAGTGGATTCCAGAGTTTATCTGCTGATGAAGAAACTGGCCTTCTGA